A window of the Radiobacillus deserti genome harbors these coding sequences:
- a CDS encoding polyphosphate polymerase domain-containing protein: MSLINQNGSKGRRELKHELTKMDCHLLRNKLKHVMRLDPHADADGKYFIRSVYFDNFDNKVLTQKKEGFFERDKYRIRLYNYNSDIIHLEKKSKRDNLTYKEKCPVTAQEYESIRYGAIDWMKDDARKLIQELYVHMKLYKLTPLTVVDYEREVYIYEHGNVRVTFDSEIKTSFRNNDLLNPDLPMVETDSDIVILEVKFDEYFPDVIRRLLQLDNRRRGTYSKYQVSRMYG; this comes from the coding sequence ATGTCCCTTATTAATCAAAATGGAAGCAAAGGAAGAAGAGAGTTAAAGCATGAGCTGACAAAAATGGATTGTCACTTGCTGCGAAACAAGCTAAAGCATGTGATGCGTCTAGACCCGCATGCTGATGCGGATGGAAAATACTTCATTCGAAGTGTCTATTTCGATAACTTCGATAATAAAGTATTGACGCAAAAAAAAGAAGGCTTTTTTGAACGAGATAAGTACCGAATTCGCTTATACAATTACAACTCCGACATCATCCATTTAGAGAAAAAGAGTAAACGAGATAATCTTACCTATAAAGAAAAGTGTCCGGTTACTGCTCAGGAATATGAAAGCATACGGTACGGTGCTATCGATTGGATGAAGGACGATGCACGAAAGCTTATCCAAGAGCTGTATGTGCATATGAAGCTATACAAGCTCACCCCATTAACCGTCGTTGATTATGAAAGAGAAGTCTATATCTATGAACATGGAAATGTGCGCGTAACCTTTGACAGTGAAATCAAAACAAGTTTTCGCAATAACGACCTATTAAATCCCGATTTACCGATGGTAGAAACCGATTCCGACATTGTCATATTAGAAGTGAAATTCGATGAATATTTTCCTGACGTCATTAGAAGGCTCCTACAGCTCGATAACCGACGAAGAGGGACCTATTCTAAATACCAAGTAAGTAGAATGTACGGATAA
- a CDS encoding carbohydrate-binding domain-containing protein, translated as MNMDSMYVKSTAVLLAIALLFGCSNNNESTVKNESKTDEVKAATIAAMEEQVTYDEEDFYTDWKEEDPTYIELSGTEVNVEDTDSLLIEDQKVTIKTGGVYVLSGNWEDGQIVVDAEDKHAVRIVLNGVDIHSSISSAIYVKNAEKTIVSIEKGTKNTLSDENNYEYEDEAEEEPNATLFSKDDLVINGEGTLSIEGNFNNGITGKDQLKVTGGSINVKAVDDGILGRDLVAVKDGKVTVEAGGDGIRTSNTDADKGILAMEGGSFDIQSEKDGIQSENAVWITGGDFSIVAGGGSPETIENPMEQRRGAWSNETTTTEETESESTKGIKAVNDLTVTGGTFDIDSLDDSIHSNKNVTLAGGDITIASGDDAVHADSTVETTAGTISISKSYEGVEGGNITISGGDIHVVATDDGVNVGGGNDGSGMDAEASEGMLTISGGNLAMDASGDGLDSNGSISMTGGTVLVNGPTNSGNGSLDYAGTFEISGGTLIAAGSSGMLQASSEDSSQQAILMTFSNVQEAGTLVHVEDGEGHTVVSYAPSKEFQSIYISSPDLQKDSTYTLSTGGTSTGEETDGLYVDGTYTKGTKVVEFTISDVVTWLDESGVTEAQSGMGPGGRGQGGSGQRPKFGEGGTPPEGFTPPEGFTPQEESTTEEDA; from the coding sequence ATGAACATGGACTCTATGTATGTGAAATCAACAGCGGTTCTATTAGCAATTGCCCTGTTGTTTGGATGTAGTAACAATAATGAATCAACGGTGAAGAATGAATCGAAAACAGATGAAGTAAAAGCAGCAACCATTGCTGCCATGGAAGAGCAAGTAACCTATGATGAAGAAGACTTTTATACAGATTGGAAGGAAGAAGATCCAACCTATATAGAGTTATCAGGAACTGAAGTGAATGTAGAAGATACAGATTCTCTCCTAATAGAAGATCAGAAGGTAACCATTAAGACTGGTGGTGTCTATGTTCTTAGTGGAAATTGGGAAGACGGTCAAATTGTAGTGGATGCGGAAGATAAACATGCTGTACGTATTGTCTTGAATGGAGTAGACATTCATTCCTCCATAAGCTCGGCGATTTATGTGAAAAATGCAGAAAAGACCATCGTTTCGATAGAAAAAGGAACGAAAAATACTTTATCGGATGAAAATAATTATGAATATGAGGATGAAGCAGAAGAAGAGCCAAATGCAACGTTGTTTAGTAAAGATGACCTTGTTATCAATGGAGAAGGAACCCTATCCATTGAAGGAAACTTTAACAATGGGATTACGGGTAAGGATCAATTAAAGGTTACAGGTGGAAGCATTAATGTAAAAGCAGTAGATGATGGCATACTAGGTCGTGATTTAGTTGCAGTAAAGGATGGAAAAGTCACAGTAGAAGCAGGAGGAGACGGTATTCGAACTAGTAATACAGATGCTGATAAAGGAATCCTTGCTATGGAAGGTGGAAGCTTTGATATCCAATCTGAAAAGGATGGAATTCAGTCAGAAAATGCAGTTTGGATAACGGGTGGGGACTTTTCAATTGTAGCTGGTGGTGGAAGCCCGGAAACGATTGAAAATCCTATGGAGCAAAGAAGAGGGGCGTGGTCCAACGAAACAACAACCACGGAAGAAACGGAATCTGAAAGTACAAAAGGGATAAAAGCAGTCAACGATTTAACGGTCACAGGTGGAACCTTTGACATCGATTCACTAGACGATTCCATCCACAGTAATAAGAATGTAACGTTGGCAGGTGGAGACATTACCATTGCTTCCGGTGACGATGCGGTTCACGCAGACTCAACCGTTGAAACAACTGCCGGTACCATCTCCATATCTAAAAGCTATGAAGGAGTAGAAGGTGGAAATATTACGATTAGTGGAGGAGATATTCACGTGGTTGCAACCGATGACGGTGTAAATGTCGGTGGAGGAAATGATGGTTCAGGCATGGATGCAGAAGCTAGTGAAGGTATGCTAACCATCTCTGGTGGTAATCTAGCTATGGATGCAAGCGGAGATGGCCTGGATTCCAATGGTTCCATTTCGATGACAGGTGGAACCGTTCTGGTAAATGGCCCTACAAATAGCGGGAACGGATCGTTAGATTACGCTGGAACCTTTGAAATTAGTGGTGGAACTCTTATCGCAGCGGGTAGCTCTGGAATGCTACAAGCAAGCTCAGAGGATTCAAGTCAACAAGCCATTCTCATGACATTCTCTAATGTACAGGAAGCGGGTACACTAGTTCATGTCGAAGATGGAGAAGGTCATACAGTAGTGAGCTATGCACCAAGCAAGGAATTTCAATCCATCTATATTAGCTCTCCTGACTTACAGAAGGATTCAACTTATACTTTATCCACAGGTGGAACTTCTACAGGGGAGGAAACGGATGGTCTATATGTAGATGGAACGTACACGAAAGGAACCAAAGTGGTGGAGTTTACAATCTCTGATGTGGTTACGTGGTTAGATGAGTCAGGGGTAACAGAGGCACAATCTGGAATGGGACCAGGAGGACGTGGTCAAGGTGGATCGGGTCAAAGACCAAAATTTGGAGAG
- a CDS encoding ABC transporter ATP-binding protein, producing MKIELKDLSMQFDDVLAVDRLNVTIREGELVSLLGPSGCGKSTTLFMLAGLYKPSSGDLYFGEKRVNDVEPENREIGMVFQNYALYPHMTVLKNIMFPLKMSKVPKQEAQERAIKMAKLVHIEHLLDRKPGQLSGGQQQRVAIARALVKEPKLLLLDEPLSNLDARLRLEMREEIRRIQQEVGITTIFVTHDQEEAMSISDKVLLMKDGQYQQYSAPQHMYDKPSNMFVGTFMGSPPINMIPVLYSQESNSIQMNETESTLSLGQQIHSSYGPNMILGIRPEDFVLVEDNATEDVLTARVTVVERIGRDTMLNATIGDKHIRVLIEPDVPVQQGDIVKLGVRPNRYHLFDKETGRNVLLENA from the coding sequence TTGAAAATAGAATTAAAAGACCTTTCCATGCAATTTGATGATGTGTTAGCCGTAGACCGATTAAATGTAACCATTCGTGAGGGAGAGTTAGTTTCTCTTTTAGGCCCGAGTGGTTGCGGTAAAAGTACAACCTTATTTATGCTTGCCGGATTGTACAAGCCTAGTTCAGGAGATTTGTACTTTGGAGAAAAAAGAGTAAATGATGTGGAACCTGAGAATCGAGAAATTGGAATGGTGTTCCAAAACTATGCTCTTTATCCTCACATGACGGTGCTAAAAAATATCATGTTCCCTTTAAAAATGAGTAAAGTTCCGAAACAAGAAGCACAAGAACGTGCGATAAAAATGGCGAAGCTTGTCCATATTGAGCATTTATTAGACCGGAAACCTGGACAACTCTCTGGTGGACAGCAGCAACGTGTTGCCATTGCGCGTGCATTAGTAAAGGAACCAAAACTATTACTCTTAGACGAGCCCCTTTCTAACTTAGATGCTAGATTACGTCTAGAAATGCGGGAGGAGATTCGTCGAATTCAGCAAGAGGTTGGGATTACAACGATTTTTGTTACGCATGATCAAGAAGAAGCAATGAGTATTTCGGACAAAGTATTGCTCATGAAGGATGGACAATACCAGCAATACTCCGCTCCTCAACATATGTATGACAAGCCTAGCAACATGTTTGTCGGAACGTTTATGGGAAGCCCACCGATTAACATGATTCCGGTTCTCTATAGTCAAGAGTCTAATTCCATTCAAATGAACGAAACGGAAAGCACATTATCTCTAGGACAGCAAATCCATTCTTCTTACGGACCCAACATGATACTTGGAATTAGACCTGAGGATTTCGTATTAGTAGAGGATAACGCTACAGAGGATGTATTAACGGCAAGGGTCACTGTTGTAGAACGAATCGGACGAGATACGATGCTTAATGCCACAATCGGAGACAAGCATATACGAGTGTTGATTGAGCCAGATGTTCCAGTCCAGCAAGGGGATATTGTAAAGCTTGGTGTCCGACCAAATCGCTATCATCTATTCGATAAAGAAACGGGACGCAATGTTTTACTCGAAAACGCATAA
- a CDS encoding sensor histidine kinase, which yields MFKKKLFRTQQLKFMALNLLAFTIIFSIFGFIIFSQVKSTLYSKTDEELHRLAERIQSEQRFDGIKPGPDGVRDPDQGPDGPPNDFLNPRSIVIDWNEAGEIINEEEIGTVLYENILAHYTLPEENVNTITNTTISESYHFRYLLIEDHNPDDNVAYTQLLVNVDAEQTIIDNFEKIIIICSSIFIMLSITASYLLSKKMMEPIMESWNNQAMFVENASHELRTPLTVIQNKLEQLLTTPQEKISNKFEHIALSLSETRRLTKLTSDLLTLTRADSAETQFTKTSIELDSFIQEVCAPYMEIAESQDKHFWLNLEAPIQLEVDKDRFHQLLVILLDNALKYTSEKDSVGVKTYIEDHKVVLEVRDSGSGIEKENIPYIFDRFYREDKARSRETGGTGLGLSIAQWIIRIHNGTVKVYSDPKKGTVFKLKFPK from the coding sequence ATGTTTAAGAAAAAACTCTTTCGTACTCAACAGCTGAAATTTATGGCATTAAATCTATTGGCTTTCACCATTATCTTTTCGATATTTGGCTTTATTATCTTTAGCCAAGTGAAAAGCACATTATATTCTAAAACAGATGAAGAGCTACACCGATTAGCAGAAAGAATTCAGTCCGAGCAGCGATTCGATGGAATTAAGCCAGGTCCAGATGGAGTACGTGATCCGGATCAAGGACCGGATGGGCCGCCCAACGATTTTCTTAACCCAAGAAGTATCGTGATCGATTGGAATGAAGCTGGTGAAATAATAAATGAAGAAGAAATTGGTACCGTACTTTACGAAAATATTTTAGCCCATTATACGCTACCAGAAGAAAATGTAAATACCATCACGAATACGACGATTTCGGAAAGCTATCATTTTCGTTATTTATTAATAGAAGATCATAATCCCGATGACAACGTTGCTTATACGCAACTATTGGTCAATGTGGATGCCGAGCAGACTATCATTGATAACTTTGAAAAAATCATTATCATCTGCTCCTCAATTTTTATTATGCTATCCATAACAGCAAGCTATTTACTTTCTAAGAAAATGATGGAGCCGATTATGGAATCCTGGAATAACCAAGCTATGTTTGTGGAAAATGCATCTCATGAACTGCGCACGCCATTAACGGTAATTCAAAACAAGCTAGAGCAATTACTTACAACACCACAAGAAAAAATATCCAATAAATTCGAGCATATTGCTTTAAGTCTTTCGGAAACGAGACGTTTAACCAAACTGACATCCGATCTATTAACCTTAACAAGAGCAGATTCTGCAGAAACACAATTTACGAAAACTAGCATAGAGCTTGATTCATTTATACAAGAAGTATGTGCTCCGTATATGGAAATTGCAGAATCTCAGGATAAGCATTTTTGGTTAAACTTAGAAGCACCTATCCAATTAGAGGTCGATAAGGATCGATTCCATCAACTTTTAGTCATTTTGCTAGACAATGCATTAAAATACACGTCAGAAAAAGACAGTGTTGGTGTAAAAACGTATATAGAAGATCATAAAGTCGTCCTTGAAGTGAGAGATTCCGGTAGTGGTATTGAAAAGGAAAACATTCCCTATATCTTCGACCGATTCTACCGTGAAGACAAAGCAAGATCACGTGAAACTGGAGGTACCGGCCTTGGTCTTTCTATCGCACAATGGATTATTAGAATTCACAATGGCACAGTTAAAGTATATTCAGACCCCAAAAAAGGTACTGTATTTAAACTTAAATTCCCGAAATGA
- a CDS encoding ABC transporter substrate-binding protein, which produces MKKLLLLMFAAVLAVVLVACGNEDSESASAKEEGDSKAEEKTTENTEGIGTVIDSPVEIEFWHAMSGDHEKALAKITDDFNASQENITVKLVNQGSYDDLSQKVMAAAKAKNLPVLSQAYEDWITEYLENDLVTDLTPYVNDPKYGWSEDELNDIVEIFRQSNTWDGKFYAMPFNKSTRIMFYNKDYLEEAGLEVPTTWDELRTAAEKLTMEKDGKKVVGLGLENSVTLEFNQWVEQAGGEYLDEESGEFKLNTPEGKEALEFVNGMIQDGVARTAGEDGYMSGPFTRGDVALYIGSSAGIPYVAGPAEETGINWSAAVLPAGKEAATPFAGTNVTIFNSATDEEKLAAWEFTKFLINTENTAYWASKTGYLPVRYSALESDAWVKYKEENPVYGVGEQQFDAGFYDPRVAGANELKNAVAKELDKVLLGEATVEEGLEAAQKAADNILGN; this is translated from the coding sequence ATGAAAAAACTTTTATTACTGATGTTTGCAGCTGTACTAGCTGTTGTACTAGTCGCATGCGGAAATGAAGATAGTGAATCGGCATCCGCTAAAGAAGAAGGGGACTCAAAAGCGGAAGAAAAGACAACGGAAAATACGGAAGGAATCGGCACAGTCATTGATTCTCCTGTAGAAATTGAGTTCTGGCACGCAATGAGTGGGGACCATGAAAAGGCTTTAGCAAAGATCACAGATGATTTTAATGCTTCTCAGGAGAATATCACCGTGAAACTAGTAAACCAAGGTAGTTATGATGATCTTTCTCAAAAGGTTATGGCAGCGGCTAAAGCTAAAAACCTTCCTGTTTTGTCTCAAGCTTATGAAGATTGGATCACAGAGTACCTAGAAAATGACCTTGTAACAGATCTTACTCCTTATGTGAATGACCCTAAATACGGTTGGAGCGAAGATGAGTTAAATGATATCGTAGAAATTTTCCGCCAATCTAACACTTGGGATGGAAAATTCTACGCCATGCCATTTAATAAAAGTACACGTATCATGTTCTATAACAAAGACTACTTAGAAGAAGCTGGCTTAGAAGTACCAACTACTTGGGATGAGCTGCGTACAGCTGCTGAAAAACTAACGATGGAAAAAGACGGTAAAAAAGTGGTTGGGTTAGGTCTTGAAAACTCTGTAACGCTTGAGTTCAACCAATGGGTCGAACAAGCTGGCGGAGAATATTTAGATGAAGAATCCGGAGAGTTTAAGCTAAATACTCCGGAAGGAAAAGAAGCACTAGAATTCGTGAACGGTATGATCCAAGATGGTGTTGCTCGTACAGCTGGTGAAGATGGATACATGTCTGGTCCATTTACTCGTGGAGATGTCGCACTTTACATCGGATCTTCTGCTGGTATTCCATATGTTGCTGGTCCTGCAGAGGAAACTGGAATTAACTGGTCAGCTGCCGTGCTACCAGCTGGTAAGGAAGCTGCTACCCCATTCGCTGGTACAAACGTAACCATATTTAATTCGGCAACAGATGAAGAAAAATTAGCTGCTTGGGAATTCACCAAATTCCTTATTAATACAGAAAACACAGCTTACTGGGCTTCTAAAACTGGTTACCTTCCTGTTCGTTACTCTGCATTAGAAAGTGATGCATGGGTAAAGTATAAAGAAGAAAACCCAGTTTATGGTGTCGGAGAGCAACAATTCGATGCCGGGTTCTACGACCCACGTGTAGCAGGTGCTAATGAATTGAAAAATGCCGTGGCCAAAGAACTAGATAAAGTATTACTAGGAGAAGCTACGGTGGAAGAAGGCTTAGAAGCTGCTCAAAAAGCTGCAGATAACATTCTAGGAAACTAA
- a CDS encoding carbohydrate ABC transporter permease: MNEKPTLTSTVKALLYLLPALIILGVFNIYPIIKSFLMSLYTDYDYFNDVVNEYGFDNFVYIFQDPEFWLSMKNTIIFVIGVVPISIAISLAIAILLNAKIKFKGLFRTIYFIPFVTSVVAISIVWRWIFHTDYGLLNYFLGLFGVSPIEWLTDPTWAMPSLIILSIWKGLGYNIVIFLAGLQNINKQYYLAAQIDGASSWRRFLHITVPLLSSTTFFISIVSIINSFKVFDEVFALFDGKPGPAYSAQTVVYYIFENFYNNWEFGIASAAAYVLFIVIFIFTLIQLYIGKRKVTY, encoded by the coding sequence TTGAATGAAAAACCGACGTTAACTTCGACTGTAAAAGCTCTTCTATACTTGTTACCTGCTCTCATTATATTAGGAGTATTTAATATTTATCCAATCATTAAGTCGTTCCTCATGAGTCTCTACACAGACTATGACTACTTTAATGATGTGGTAAATGAATACGGATTTGATAACTTCGTTTACATTTTTCAAGACCCAGAATTCTGGTTATCTATGAAAAATACGATTATTTTTGTCATTGGGGTCGTGCCCATATCTATCGCGATCTCCTTAGCTATTGCCATTTTATTAAACGCTAAGATTAAGTTTAAAGGGTTATTTAGAACGATATACTTTATCCCTTTCGTAACATCTGTTGTAGCTATATCCATTGTGTGGCGTTGGATCTTTCACACGGATTACGGTCTTTTAAACTATTTTTTAGGACTGTTTGGGGTCTCACCAATCGAGTGGTTAACTGATCCTACATGGGCTATGCCTTCCTTAATCATTCTAAGTATTTGGAAAGGGCTTGGCTACAACATTGTTATTTTTCTAGCAGGCTTACAGAACATTAATAAGCAGTATTATCTCGCTGCCCAAATAGATGGAGCTTCATCCTGGAGACGATTCCTACATATAACAGTTCCATTACTTTCGTCTACAACGTTCTTTATTTCCATCGTTTCTATTATTAATTCCTTTAAAGTGTTCGATGAAGTGTTTGCTTTATTCGATGGTAAGCCCGGTCCTGCATACAGTGCCCAAACCGTTGTTTACTATATCTTTGAAAACTTTTACAACAATTGGGAGTTCGGGATTGCATCCGCCGCTGCATACGTTTTATTTATCGTTATTTTTATCTTCACCTTAATTCAACTGTATATTGGAAAACGGAAGGTTACGTACTAG
- a CDS encoding carbohydrate ABC transporter permease — translation MPKAALSKGFIYVILILGSILMLLPFIWMLSTSLKSSGEVMMMPPVWIPSDIKWENYATAWEMAPFARYTVNSIVVTILSTLGELITTILAAYAFSRISFYGRDVVFAVLLGTMMVPGEVLLIPNFVTLSNLGWIDRYEALIIPWTASIFSIFLLRQFFLGIPKELSYAAKVDGCNNFRFLWTIMVPLAKPALITIALLKAIGSWNAFLWPLIVTQSKEMRTLPVGLTSFSTEAGTVYELLMAASTMIILPMIVLYLILQKYIIEGVARSGIKG, via the coding sequence ATGCCAAAAGCTGCACTTTCCAAAGGATTTATTTATGTAATCCTTATACTCGGTAGTATCCTCATGCTACTACCTTTTATCTGGATGTTAAGCACCTCCCTCAAATCATCGGGAGAAGTGATGATGATGCCTCCTGTTTGGATTCCTTCTGATATTAAATGGGAGAATTACGCGACCGCTTGGGAGATGGCACCATTTGCACGATATACCGTAAACAGCATCGTCGTTACGATATTAAGCACGTTAGGTGAATTAATCACGACCATCTTAGCCGCCTATGCATTTTCGCGAATCTCTTTTTATGGTCGAGATGTTGTTTTTGCAGTTTTACTTGGAACCATGATGGTTCCAGGAGAAGTATTGCTTATTCCAAATTTTGTTACTTTATCTAACTTAGGATGGATTGACCGCTACGAGGCGTTGATTATTCCTTGGACAGCTAGTATTTTTTCTATTTTTCTATTACGTCAGTTCTTTCTCGGGATTCCTAAAGAGCTCTCTTATGCCGCGAAAGTCGACGGCTGTAATAATTTTCGTTTCTTATGGACCATCATGGTCCCATTGGCAAAGCCTGCTCTCATTACGATTGCACTTTTAAAAGCGATTGGAAGCTGGAACGCATTCTTATGGCCACTAATTGTGACTCAATCTAAGGAAATGCGTACCCTTCCTGTTGGACTTACATCTTTTAGCACGGAAGCTGGCACCGTTTATGAACTATTAATGGCTGCTTCCACCATGATTATTCTACCCATGATTGTACTGTACCTAATTTTACAAAAGTACATTATCGAGGGCGTCGCAAGATCCGGAATCAAAGGGTAA
- a CDS encoding response regulator transcription factor has protein sequence MKLLIIEDDQHLSQSIKETTEEIFQTEQAFDGEEGLYLAEQGIYDVIILDIMLPKMNGYEVLKELRALDIATPVIMLTAKDGIDDKIQGFKVGADDYLVKPFHREELLLRLEVMVRRTAGAFKESILVFKDLQLNVKNKQVSIAGEEVKLNGKQFDLLEYFIHNKNTILTKEQIFDRIWGFESDTSMTVVEVYASNLRKSLKQFGYDQYIKTFRGLGYMLTDNGDDHV, from the coding sequence ATGAAACTGCTTATTATCGAGGATGATCAGCATCTATCCCAGTCTATAAAAGAAACAACGGAAGAAATATTCCAGACCGAGCAAGCGTTTGACGGCGAAGAAGGTCTTTATTTAGCTGAACAGGGCATATATGATGTCATTATTTTAGATATCATGCTCCCTAAAATGAATGGGTATGAAGTGTTAAAGGAATTACGAGCGTTAGACATTGCTACTCCTGTGATCATGTTAACCGCGAAGGATGGTATTGATGATAAGATTCAAGGATTTAAGGTTGGAGCTGACGATTACTTAGTAAAGCCCTTCCACCGAGAAGAATTATTACTACGATTGGAAGTCATGGTAAGACGGACAGCGGGTGCATTTAAGGAATCCATCTTAGTCTTTAAAGATCTCCAGCTTAATGTAAAGAACAAACAAGTTTCCATCGCGGGAGAAGAAGTGAAACTAAACGGAAAACAGTTCGATTTGCTGGAGTACTTTATTCACAATAAAAACACCATTCTTACAAAGGAGCAAATATTTGACCGGATTTGGGGGTTTGAATCCGATACATCGATGACTGTGGTGGAAGTGTATGCAAGTAACTTACGAAAAAGCTTAAAGCAATTTGGATACGATCAATATATTAAAACGTTCCGTGGTCTCGGCTACATGTTAACCGATAATGGTGACGACCATGTTTAA
- a CDS encoding DUF4956 domain-containing protein, protein METTNFTDIFKSSILEKTSSFSIIDSSIGLVVSFLIGLFIYWVYKKTFSGVIYSHSFNISLIIMSMATALIIMGISSNVLLSLGMVGALSIVRFRTPIKDPMDLVYLFWAIIAGILCGAGFIPLVLIGSVAIGIVLLLFINKIRVEDPYLLVIKYSDSSIEHSLEHFIAGHAKKHTVKSKSVVAGDDYEATYEIRVKDNNLSFIHEISDMEGVKSAIMLSYDGNFTA, encoded by the coding sequence ATGGAAACAACAAACTTTACTGATATTTTTAAATCTAGCATTTTAGAAAAAACAAGTAGCTTTTCAATCATCGATTCTAGCATAGGCTTGGTCGTATCCTTTTTAATTGGATTATTTATTTATTGGGTTTATAAGAAGACTTTTTCTGGTGTCATATACTCGCATTCTTTCAATATTTCTTTAATTATCATGTCCATGGCTACAGCACTTATCATTATGGGGATCTCCTCTAATGTGCTGTTATCGCTAGGTATGGTAGGAGCCTTATCTATCGTTCGCTTCCGTACCCCAATCAAGGACCCGATGGATCTCGTCTACTTATTTTGGGCAATCATTGCAGGAATTCTTTGTGGAGCAGGATTTATTCCACTCGTACTTATCGGTTCTGTAGCTATCGGGATTGTGCTGCTTCTTTTTATTAATAAGATAAGAGTAGAGGACCCATATCTTTTGGTAATTAAATATAGCGACTCCTCTATTGAGCATTCTTTGGAACACTTTATCGCAGGTCATGCGAAAAAGCATACTGTAAAGTCTAAGTCTGTTGTAGCAGGCGACGACTATGAAGCTACCTATGAAATACGAGTAAAAGATAATAATTTGAGTTTCATTCATGAAATATCTGATATGGAAGGTGTAAAGTCCGCAATCATGCTTAGCTATGATGGGAACTTTACAGCTTAG